Proteins co-encoded in one Acidobacteriota bacterium genomic window:
- a CDS encoding SIS domain-containing protein, with amino-acid sequence MKQEDKLLHLIQLAKETSVLRQAVVEQLGSSLVDTANLISGVIGAGGKLLLAGNGGSAAQASHFAAELVVRLTAERNRQALPAVALCVDPSVMTASGNDFGFEHVFSRQVEGLGNRGDMLIILSTSGNSRNLVKAARTAREKGLITVALLGGTGGKLGGMVERSLVVPHAATQRVQEEHQFIIHVLVELVEEDLCA; translated from the coding sequence ATGAAACAGGAAGATAAGCTGCTTCACCTCATACAACTGGCTAAGGAGACATCAGTACTGCGTCAAGCGGTCGTCGAGCAACTTGGCAGCAGCCTGGTGGACACGGCGAACCTGATCTCCGGCGTGATCGGGGCGGGCGGCAAGCTGCTACTGGCCGGCAACGGCGGGTCGGCGGCCCAGGCCTCGCATTTCGCGGCCGAACTGGTCGTGCGCCTGACCGCCGAGCGCAACCGTCAGGCCCTGCCGGCCGTGGCCCTGTGCGTTGACCCTTCCGTCATGACCGCCTCGGGCAACGATTTCGGTTTCGAACACGTGTTTTCCCGGCAGGTCGAAGGCCTGGGCAACAGGGGAGACATGCTGATCATCCTGTCTACCTCCGGTAATTCACGGAATCTCGTGAAGGCGGCACGGACCGCCCGTGAAAAGGGGCTCATCACGGTGGCGCTGCTCGGGGGCACGGGCGGAAAACTCGGCGGCATGGTGGAGCGCTCCCTGGTGGTACCGCACGCCGCAACTCAGCGCGTACAGGAGGAACACCAGTTCATCATCCACGTCCTCGTGGAGCTGGTGGAAGAGGATCTCTGTGCATGA